From a single Planctellipticum variicoloris genomic region:
- a CDS encoding tetratricopeptide repeat protein — translation MSWKSILGWSSLSACHRQACRAASPVLCGIAVTLSLQTVTPVHAQGLLQNSKFLGQAGNPEQEEMKENAQEAYQAGQYPDVVELTSAVLAQNPQDHVALYLRASARVEMGISGRDLNTLRAGIEDSRNALRFGGNQVINYYLPYFYGMTGLAQLEGRKEHAEVVVQFADSVLARPTLTPDDRANILFQRANARVYLKDYDAATKDFTSAIAAVPAHLGAHLGLADCHLRAGKTDLAQAAFTAAVQSNAENPLVYNNRGMFFQQQGRHAEAIADFTQAIKLNPGFVVAVTNRGYAALQMGDGAAAERDLNLAMQMAPNVPLNYSLRGTARMAQGRIPEAMQDYNQALKLDPQNPMAYADLGFAQYFTKQYPQALAAFDQAVKLDPNLRFLDPWRFMAMLQVGQGEAAPAKFKDSLTKAFVDRDWTDKVLQYLSDAMPEEQLLASVEKTNRLQQAAQICEGWYFIAEKKKRAGDQAGATAAYQKAIESGATQLSAYRGAQMSLRAN, via the coding sequence ATGTCCTGGAAATCCATTCTCGGTTGGAGTTCGCTCTCTGCCTGCCATCGACAGGCCTGTCGTGCGGCCAGTCCGGTTCTCTGCGGAATCGCAGTCACTCTATCGCTCCAGACGGTCACGCCCGTCCATGCCCAGGGACTGCTGCAGAATAGCAAATTCCTCGGGCAGGCCGGGAACCCCGAGCAGGAAGAGATGAAAGAGAACGCTCAGGAGGCCTATCAGGCCGGGCAATATCCGGACGTGGTCGAACTGACTTCGGCCGTTCTGGCTCAGAATCCCCAGGACCACGTCGCTCTCTATCTGCGTGCGAGCGCCCGCGTCGAAATGGGAATCAGCGGCCGCGATCTGAACACGCTCCGCGCCGGCATCGAAGATTCCCGGAATGCACTGCGGTTCGGCGGCAATCAGGTCATCAACTACTACCTGCCCTACTTCTACGGCATGACGGGACTGGCGCAGCTTGAAGGCCGGAAGGAACATGCTGAAGTTGTCGTGCAGTTCGCCGACAGCGTCCTGGCCCGTCCCACGCTGACCCCCGACGATCGGGCCAACATCCTCTTTCAGCGCGCCAATGCCCGGGTCTACTTGAAGGACTACGACGCCGCGACCAAGGACTTCACGTCAGCCATTGCCGCCGTTCCGGCGCACCTGGGGGCGCATCTGGGACTGGCCGACTGCCACCTGCGGGCCGGTAAAACCGATCTGGCTCAGGCGGCATTCACCGCCGCCGTGCAGTCGAATGCCGAGAATCCGCTGGTCTACAACAACCGGGGGATGTTCTTTCAGCAGCAGGGGCGGCACGCGGAGGCCATCGCCGACTTCACGCAGGCGATCAAGCTCAACCCGGGCTTTGTCGTCGCCGTGACCAACCGCGGCTACGCGGCGTTGCAGATGGGGGACGGCGCCGCCGCCGAACGGGATCTGAATCTCGCGATGCAGATGGCCCCGAATGTTCCGCTGAACTACAGCCTCCGCGGCACGGCCCGCATGGCCCAGGGTCGGATTCCGGAGGCGATGCAGGACTACAACCAGGCCCTCAAGCTCGACCCGCAGAACCCGATGGCCTACGCCGACCTCGGTTTCGCCCAGTATTTCACGAAGCAGTATCCTCAGGCCCTCGCCGCCTTCGATCAGGCGGTCAAGCTCGATCCCAATCTGCGCTTCCTCGATCCCTGGCGCTTCATGGCGATGCTGCAGGTCGGTCAGGGAGAAGCCGCCCCGGCGAAGTTCAAGGATTCGCTGACCAAGGCGTTCGTCGATCGGGACTGGACCGACAAGGTGCTGCAGTACCTGTCGGACGCGATGCCGGAGGAACAGCTCCTCGCGTCGGTCGAAAAGACGAATCGTCTGCAGCAGGCCGCTCAGATCTGCGAAGGCTGGTACTTCATCGCCGAGAAGAAGAAACGGGCCGGAGATCAGGCCGGGGCCACCGCGGCCTACCAGAAGGCGATCGAGTCGGGGGCCACACAGCTCTCCGCCTACCGCGGAGCCCAGATGTCGCTGCGGGCGAACTGA
- the rbfA gene encoding 30S ribosome-binding factor RbfA: MNARRLAKASEAVREAVSSAILFDLKDPRVQNVTVLQAVVAPDMRTAKIYVSVMGDAKKQSLCMHGLESARGFIQSRIADRIDTRYTPVIRFILDQGVKKSAEATRLIRESLGAGAEPDALQPIDDVLSTETEEAFDDPVGSEDSSADERPASRPESA, encoded by the coding sequence ATGAATGCGCGGCGGCTAGCCAAGGCGTCCGAAGCTGTCCGGGAAGCGGTCAGCTCGGCGATCCTGTTCGACCTCAAGGATCCTCGCGTGCAGAACGTCACTGTCCTGCAGGCGGTGGTTGCGCCCGACATGCGCACCGCCAAGATCTACGTCTCGGTCATGGGAGACGCCAAGAAGCAGTCGCTCTGCATGCACGGTCTGGAGTCGGCGCGCGGCTTCATACAGTCCCGAATCGCCGATCGGATCGACACGCGCTACACCCCCGTCATTCGCTTCATTCTCGATCAGGGCGTCAAGAAAAGCGCCGAAGCCACTCGACTCATCCGCGAGTCGCTCGGGGCCGGCGCCGAACCCGACGCCCTGCAACCGATTGACGATGTGCTTTCGACCGAAACGGAAGAGGCGTTCGACGATCCCGTCGGATCGGAGGATTCCTCGGCCGACGAGCGGCCGGCAAGCCGGCCCGAATCCGCCTGA
- the nusA gene encoding transcription termination factor NusA → MNGSELLRIVDAIHRDKNIDKEIVFEGVEQAVLSAARKHFGEENEIVAQIDRASGNPTVHCDGKEIDADELGDILGRISAQTAKQVMIQKIREAERDSVYDEFADLRHQIVSGTVTRVEGGAAIVNLGKVEGFLPRGEQIPGEGFRVSERVRAIVLEVRKAGSRVKIILSRTHPEFVRRLFELEIPEVAERVIEVRSLAREAGYRSKVAVSCIDNNIDAVGACVGVRGARIKNILDELCGERIDIVRWNDSLQVLVPNALQPAEVEDVILCPMLGRVIVLVRDDQLSLAIGKKGQNVRLASKLVGWDIEVMTREELDEQLDRAVGAFSVIPGVTPELAEGLVSQGFLSFDDLSVIEPDQLMEMGELDEEQVDAIVAYAERESERLEQEERMRRAMEREQAAIGAAMDAAAAANAAAAEAAAEAVASAVESAASAEDSPAKENAEQGERAASE, encoded by the coding sequence ATGAACGGCAGTGAACTTCTTCGAATCGTCGATGCCATTCATCGCGATAAGAATATCGATAAAGAGATCGTCTTCGAGGGGGTCGAGCAGGCCGTGTTGTCGGCGGCGCGAAAGCACTTCGGCGAAGAAAACGAGATTGTCGCTCAAATCGACCGGGCCAGCGGAAATCCGACCGTCCACTGCGATGGCAAGGAGATCGATGCGGACGAGCTGGGGGACATTCTCGGACGGATTTCCGCCCAGACCGCCAAGCAGGTGATGATTCAGAAGATTCGCGAGGCCGAACGCGATTCCGTCTACGACGAATTCGCCGATCTGCGGCATCAGATTGTCTCGGGGACGGTGACGCGGGTCGAGGGGGGCGCCGCGATCGTGAACCTCGGGAAGGTGGAAGGCTTTCTGCCGCGCGGCGAGCAGATTCCGGGCGAAGGCTTCCGCGTTTCGGAACGCGTGCGGGCGATCGTGCTGGAGGTCCGCAAGGCTGGCAGCCGGGTCAAGATCATCCTGTCGCGGACCCATCCGGAGTTTGTGCGACGGTTGTTCGAGCTGGAGATTCCAGAAGTCGCAGAGCGAGTCATCGAGGTCCGGTCGCTGGCCCGGGAAGCGGGCTACCGGTCGAAAGTTGCGGTTTCGTGTATCGACAACAACATCGACGCCGTCGGCGCCTGCGTCGGCGTTCGCGGTGCCCGCATCAAAAATATTCTGGACGAGCTGTGTGGAGAGCGGATCGATATCGTCCGCTGGAACGATTCGCTGCAGGTGCTGGTTCCCAACGCGCTGCAGCCGGCCGAAGTGGAAGACGTCATTCTGTGCCCGATGCTGGGACGCGTGATCGTCCTGGTGCGAGATGACCAGTTGTCGCTGGCGATCGGCAAAAAGGGGCAGAATGTCCGGCTGGCATCGAAGCTGGTCGGCTGGGACATCGAAGTGATGACCCGCGAAGAGCTGGACGAACAGCTCGACCGGGCGGTCGGGGCGTTTTCGGTGATTCCGGGAGTCACTCCGGAACTGGCGGAAGGTCTGGTGTCGCAGGGTTTCCTCAGCTTCGACGATCTGTCGGTGATCGAGCCCGATCAGTTGATGGAGATGGGCGAACTCGACGAGGAGCAGGTCGACGCCATCGTGGCCTATGCCGAACGGGAGAGCGAGCGGCTCGAACAGGAAGAGCGGATGCGGCGGGCGATGGAACGGGAGCAGGCGGCGATTGGTGCGGCGATGGACGCTGCAGCCGCCGCCAACGCCGCGGCGGCGGAAGCTGCCGCGGAGGCCGTTGCGTCGGCTGTCGAAAGCGCAGCGTCGGCCGAAGACAGCCCGGCAAAAGAGAACGCAGAGCAGGGGGAACGCGCGGCAAGCGAATAG
- a CDS encoding beta-ketoacyl-[acyl-carrier-protein] synthase family protein, whose protein sequence is MSASSASAREVVISGLGVVSPIGIGIEPFWNSLASGKSGVARSEFFPGVASPDCVGGEVKDFTDEAARKIYLKELRKSLKAMCREIQLGVASAMLALKHAELNLDTVDHERLGIEFGANLMLSAPDILASAADACCGENHSKPFAFEDWGPKGLPRMEPLWLLRYLPNMPACHISITTDARGPTNSLTMDDASGNIVIGEAMRILLRGSADMMITGCTGTTLHPIKTLHMALFGDLASTPAEPEKRCRPFDLHRAGRVVGEGACTLLLEDRAHAERRGARIWGKVLGTGATCVSDKTGTPQFRKALASAMASALQAAGLRPDQIGHVNAHGLGTQAIDIAESQAIHDVFGADLGRKIPVTAPKSYLGNSGAGSGTLELAASVIGLQHGLIPPTLNYDTPDPACPLNVVRGEPLATSNKVVLSVNVTRFGQASATVVEAI, encoded by the coding sequence ATGAGTGCGTCCTCTGCGTCTGCCCGCGAAGTGGTGATCTCCGGCCTCGGAGTCGTCAGCCCGATCGGGATTGGAATCGAGCCGTTCTGGAACAGTCTGGCCTCCGGCAAGTCGGGCGTCGCCCGATCGGAATTCTTTCCCGGCGTCGCCTCGCCCGACTGCGTGGGGGGCGAAGTCAAGGATTTTACGGACGAAGCCGCCCGCAAGATCTACCTGAAAGAACTGCGAAAGAGCCTGAAGGCAATGTGCCGCGAGATCCAGCTCGGCGTCGCTTCCGCAATGCTGGCGCTCAAACACGCGGAACTGAATCTGGACACTGTCGACCACGAGCGACTGGGGATTGAATTCGGCGCGAACCTGATGCTCAGTGCGCCGGATATCCTCGCCTCCGCGGCGGATGCCTGCTGCGGGGAAAATCATTCGAAGCCGTTTGCTTTCGAAGACTGGGGACCCAAGGGGCTGCCCCGGATGGAGCCGCTGTGGCTGCTCCGATATCTGCCGAACATGCCGGCGTGTCACATCAGCATCACGACTGACGCCCGCGGACCGACCAACTCTCTCACCATGGATGACGCGTCGGGAAATATCGTCATCGGCGAAGCGATGCGGATCCTCCTGCGCGGTTCGGCCGACATGATGATTACCGGTTGTACCGGAACAACGCTGCATCCGATTAAGACTCTGCACATGGCGCTGTTCGGCGACCTGGCGTCGACGCCGGCCGAACCGGAAAAACGCTGCCGGCCGTTCGATCTCCATCGGGCGGGACGGGTTGTGGGAGAAGGGGCCTGTACGCTGCTGCTGGAAGATCGGGCGCATGCGGAACGCCGCGGCGCCAGAATCTGGGGAAAGGTGCTGGGGACAGGCGCCACTTGCGTGTCGGACAAGACCGGAACGCCGCAGTTTCGCAAGGCTCTGGCCTCGGCGATGGCTTCCGCGCTGCAGGCGGCCGGATTGCGACCGGACCAGATCGGGCACGTGAACGCCCACGGACTGGGGACTCAAGCCATCGACATCGCGGAATCGCAGGCGATTCATGACGTCTTCGGAGCCGACCTGGGTCGGAAGATTCCGGTGACGGCCCCGAAGAGCTATCTGGGCAACAGCGGTGCTGGCTCGGGGACGCTGGAACTGGCGGCCTCGGTCATCGGACTGCAGCACGGCCTGATTCCGCCGACGCTGAACTACGACACGCCCGATCCGGCCTGCCCACTGAATGTCGTGCGGGGCGAACCGCTGGCGACGAGCAACAAAGTGGTGCTCAGCGTCAACGTGACACGGTTCGGCCAGGCCAGCGCGACGGTCGTTGAAGCGATCTGA
- a CDS encoding tetratricopeptide repeat protein, with amino-acid sequence MPTLPRRSARVVLLLALAAAPTPSLLRAAPEQVFRPQQESDDIVSPLRAKTLRDAQTQARIEAVSHYMSGRLLQSRGKLKLAYAQLQQAVAIDPQAVEIYRDLVPLAFQLEETENAIKYATRAVELDPQNVELLQQLATSLAGQRRLPDAIRYLEQAAAAPALDRYSPEYVLLVRNLGILYLATGQNEKAADQYEALLDALKSPTQYGLDLRTRQALLNDKRTSLETTGQVLLDAGRAVPAGEAFELAKKANKISSGNYSFFRAKVLLLTDKPDEALAELQPYFDAQRQSKGRDAYQLLADILQKLNRSDELLGRLEAMAKDDARNNTLQYYFAERLAAAGELDRARSVYEESLKDSSDTAGYMGLAEVLRKLDRPRELLDVLAKAVSRASGDSLETLGSELEAVAGDEKMVNQLLEVGRQDAKAEPPDLSFEKCYLLAKLAGERKQYDAASEFYELSAPLAKQRLPLVYSEWGQLLAGAKRYDAAAKVYRAAVDKPELADRRPNFLYMLSQILALAGDTDGALAAVADALKEVPDSPLLLMQEAWIFSHAHRFDEAVTRFEKVIEQFPDQKDIVRRCQSNLSNIFVLKGEMRKGEEILEKIFAESPEDPGVNNDLGYLYADQGKNLEQAEQMIRKAIAAEPDNAAFLDSLGWVLFKRGKFEEARGPLEEAIKQSTGTGDATLFDHLGDCYQQLKLMDKAVEAWQKALEQANAEKHPDTKVVERLKQKLKEHAPQGDKPKPAAPGSP; translated from the coding sequence ATGCCCACCCTCCCGCGACGGTCCGCTCGTGTTGTTCTGCTGCTGGCGCTGGCAGCCGCGCCGACGCCCTCCCTGCTGAGGGCCGCTCCCGAGCAGGTTTTTCGGCCGCAGCAGGAGTCCGATGACATCGTTAGTCCGTTGCGGGCGAAAACGCTTCGGGACGCACAGACGCAGGCTCGGATCGAGGCCGTTTCGCATTACATGTCGGGGAGATTGCTGCAGAGTCGGGGCAAGTTGAAGCTGGCCTACGCCCAGCTTCAGCAGGCGGTGGCGATCGATCCCCAGGCGGTCGAAATTTATCGCGATCTGGTTCCGCTGGCGTTCCAGCTCGAAGAGACGGAAAACGCCATCAAGTATGCCACGCGCGCCGTGGAGCTCGATCCCCAGAATGTCGAACTCCTGCAGCAGCTCGCCACCAGTCTGGCGGGGCAGCGCCGACTTCCCGACGCCATCCGGTATCTGGAGCAGGCCGCCGCGGCGCCCGCGCTCGATCGGTACTCGCCCGAATATGTCCTGCTGGTCCGGAATCTCGGCATTCTGTATCTGGCGACCGGCCAGAACGAAAAGGCCGCCGATCAGTACGAGGCGCTGCTGGACGCGCTGAAATCGCCGACCCAGTATGGTCTCGACCTGCGGACGCGGCAGGCGCTTCTCAACGACAAGCGGACCAGCCTGGAAACGACCGGACAGGTGCTGCTGGATGCCGGACGGGCCGTGCCGGCCGGCGAAGCCTTCGAACTGGCCAAAAAAGCCAACAAGATCAGCTCCGGCAACTATTCGTTCTTCCGCGCCAAGGTCCTGCTGCTGACGGATAAGCCCGACGAAGCCCTGGCGGAACTGCAGCCCTACTTCGATGCCCAGCGGCAATCTAAAGGTCGCGACGCCTATCAGTTGCTGGCCGACATCCTGCAGAAGCTCAATCGCTCGGACGAGCTGCTGGGGCGTCTGGAAGCGATGGCGAAGGATGACGCGCGGAACAATACGCTGCAGTATTACTTCGCCGAGCGGCTGGCTGCGGCGGGAGAGCTGGATCGCGCCCGCAGCGTCTACGAGGAGTCTCTGAAAGACTCGAGCGACACCGCCGGGTATATGGGACTGGCGGAGGTGCTACGAAAGCTGGACCGTCCCCGCGAACTGCTCGACGTTCTCGCCAAGGCGGTCAGCCGGGCCAGCGGAGATTCGCTGGAGACGCTGGGATCGGAACTCGAAGCCGTGGCAGGCGACGAGAAGATGGTGAACCAGTTGCTCGAAGTCGGTCGGCAGGACGCCAAGGCCGAGCCGCCCGATCTGTCGTTTGAAAAGTGCTACCTCCTGGCCAAGCTGGCCGGAGAACGCAAGCAGTACGACGCGGCCTCGGAATTCTATGAGCTGTCGGCGCCGCTGGCGAAGCAGCGTCTGCCGCTGGTCTACTCGGAGTGGGGGCAGTTGCTGGCGGGAGCGAAACGCTACGACGCGGCCGCGAAAGTCTACCGGGCGGCGGTCGACAAGCCCGAACTGGCCGACCGGCGGCCGAATTTCCTGTATATGCTCTCGCAGATTCTGGCGCTGGCGGGCGACACCGACGGGGCTCTGGCCGCTGTCGCCGATGCCTTGAAGGAAGTGCCCGACAGTCCGCTGCTGCTGATGCAGGAAGCCTGGATCTTTTCCCACGCGCACCGGTTCGACGAAGCGGTCACCCGGTTCGAAAAAGTGATCGAGCAGTTTCCGGATCAGAAGGATATCGTTCGCCGCTGCCAGTCCAACCTGTCGAACATCTTCGTCCTCAAAGGCGAGATGCGCAAGGGCGAAGAAATCCTCGAAAAGATCTTCGCGGAGAGCCCGGAAGATCCGGGCGTCAACAACGACCTGGGATACCTTTACGCAGATCAGGGGAAGAACCTGGAGCAGGCGGAGCAGATGATTCGCAAGGCGATCGCCGCCGAGCCGGACAACGCCGCCTTTCTCGACAGCCTGGGCTGGGTCCTGTTCAAGCGGGGCAAGTTCGAAGAAGCCCGCGGCCCGCTCGAAGAGGCGATCAAGCAGTCGACCGGCACCGGAGACGCCACGCTCTTCGATCACCTGGGAGACTGCTACCAGCAGCTCAAGCTGATGGACAAGGCGGTCGAAGCGTGGCAGAAAGCGCTGGAACAGGCGAATGCCGAAAAGCACCCCGACACCAAAGTCGTCGAGCGGCTCAAGCAGAAGCTCAAGGAGCACGCTCCCCAGGGGGACAAGCCGAAGCCCGCTGCTCCAGGCTCTCCCTGA
- the infB gene encoding translation initiation factor IF-2: protein MKIRIFALAKELDMDSKLLIDFCAKAGISVKNSALASISPEERDLVLGLIQASGGSGSSVAAPAAVAKTTAAPARDELAMGRVRELRTIATRPQPVRHRTALTEDAGAEAAAVVEESAPAEVEEAVQAVASDVEAPRDVEAPPVEEPSPVAVEAVAASVEAAAEAAAASEETPAEPPEVSAGTTAAPAAPSKPAPLSRGDYISSHGASRSLRSMDMVARGTTESTGSRPTPPAGGAAAGPLSGARKSRSRFASPLIADIPNFVGPASKTPKPEEAKAQKPTFRLNQPEALQKGSPLADHLRKSADSKKRKPGDEEPVEVRRDLRGKTTGDALAGAGLEESRAQRRDKRRQTQQVRDEEEEQRQTRLSGLHKRRFKGKTELKSQAVLELPITVRTLSEAIGRPAKSIIQILWARGSMVTINSGLDEDTAIELAVELGVDLRIQREKDLEDVLGDMVDAADDPAAMVVRPPIVTILGHVDHGKTTLIDRLRSSNVAAGEHGGITQHIAAYQVEHNGQKLTFVDTPGHAAFGEMRARGANVTDIVVLVVAANDGVMPQTLECISHAKAAGVPIVVALNKCDLPDRNEQRVLQELAAQNVLASEWGGDVEVVRTSGLTGLGLPDLLDTLLLTAELHEYKGNPARSANGACLEAFRDEGRGALAWFLVQNGTLRVGDVVVCGETYGRVRAMYNEYDQEIAEAPPSTPIKVAGLEAVPNAGDQFVVMSDIEQAREIAGQRHERGRAAVLATKGGRRTMEDILNAAREGQIQDLALVVKADTPGSLEALRNEINKFSHPEVRVKILHEGVGGVNESDVYLAAASDAVIIAFHVIAEDRAEQLAIQEGVQVKRYNIIYEVISEIRQILEGMLRPEKREVVTGRAIVLRTFNISRFGTIAGCRVLNGTIERSHRVHLIRDQKILNAYGIGSLRREKDDVKEVREGMECGIRLENFNDVKEGDLFEAYRIEEIRRTLE, encoded by the coding sequence TTGAAGATTCGCATTTTCGCTCTTGCCAAAGAGCTCGACATGGACAGCAAGCTGTTGATCGATTTCTGCGCAAAGGCAGGAATCTCGGTCAAGAACTCTGCATTGGCCAGCATTTCCCCGGAAGAACGAGATCTGGTGCTGGGACTGATTCAGGCGTCCGGCGGCTCCGGATCCTCGGTCGCGGCGCCCGCTGCTGTTGCGAAGACCACCGCCGCTCCGGCTCGGGATGAACTCGCTATGGGACGCGTGCGGGAGTTGCGGACAATTGCCACGCGACCGCAGCCGGTGCGACACCGGACCGCTCTGACGGAGGACGCGGGTGCGGAAGCCGCAGCGGTTGTCGAGGAGTCGGCTCCGGCAGAAGTTGAAGAGGCGGTTCAGGCCGTCGCTTCCGACGTCGAAGCGCCTCGGGACGTCGAAGCGCCGCCGGTGGAAGAGCCATCGCCGGTCGCCGTCGAGGCTGTTGCGGCGTCGGTCGAGGCTGCTGCAGAAGCTGCAGCGGCCAGTGAGGAGACCCCCGCCGAACCTCCCGAAGTCAGTGCTGGAACGACGGCTGCGCCCGCGGCTCCGTCCAAGCCGGCGCCGCTCAGCCGCGGCGACTATATTTCATCGCACGGGGCCTCGCGGTCGCTGCGATCGATGGACATGGTCGCGCGGGGGACAACGGAATCGACAGGTTCCCGCCCGACGCCGCCAGCCGGCGGGGCGGCGGCCGGCCCGCTCAGCGGTGCGAGGAAGAGTCGATCGCGATTTGCCTCGCCGCTGATTGCCGATATCCCGAACTTCGTCGGGCCGGCTTCCAAGACTCCCAAGCCGGAAGAAGCCAAAGCTCAGAAGCCGACGTTCCGCCTGAATCAGCCGGAAGCGCTGCAGAAGGGGAGTCCGCTCGCAGACCACCTGCGGAAATCCGCCGACAGCAAGAAGCGCAAGCCAGGCGACGAGGAGCCGGTTGAAGTCCGTCGCGATTTGCGGGGCAAGACCACCGGGGACGCGCTGGCCGGGGCCGGGCTCGAAGAGAGCCGGGCGCAGCGGCGCGACAAGCGTCGTCAGACGCAGCAGGTGCGCGACGAAGAAGAAGAACAGCGCCAGACGCGGCTGTCGGGACTGCACAAGCGGCGGTTCAAGGGAAAGACCGAGCTCAAATCCCAGGCCGTGCTTGAGCTGCCGATCACCGTGCGAACGCTCTCGGAGGCCATCGGCCGACCGGCCAAGAGCATCATCCAGATTCTCTGGGCGCGCGGATCGATGGTCACCATCAACTCGGGACTCGATGAGGACACCGCGATCGAGCTGGCGGTCGAACTGGGCGTCGATCTGCGGATTCAGCGCGAGAAAGATCTCGAAGATGTGCTCGGGGACATGGTCGACGCGGCGGACGATCCCGCGGCGATGGTCGTCCGTCCGCCGATCGTGACGATTCTCGGTCACGTCGATCACGGCAAGACCACCCTCATCGACCGTCTGCGTTCGAGCAACGTGGCGGCCGGCGAGCACGGCGGCATCACTCAGCACATCGCCGCCTACCAGGTCGAACACAATGGCCAGAAGCTGACGTTCGTCGATACGCCCGGTCACGCCGCCTTCGGCGAGATGCGGGCGCGTGGCGCCAACGTGACGGACATCGTCGTGCTGGTCGTGGCCGCCAACGACGGCGTGATGCCGCAGACGCTGGAATGTATTTCTCATGCCAAGGCGGCCGGCGTTCCGATCGTCGTGGCGCTCAACAAGTGTGATCTACCCGACCGCAACGAACAGCGGGTTCTGCAGGAACTGGCCGCACAGAACGTGCTGGCTTCGGAATGGGGCGGCGACGTCGAAGTCGTTCGGACCTCCGGCCTGACCGGCCTGGGGCTCCCCGATCTGCTGGATACTCTGCTGCTGACGGCGGAACTGCACGAGTACAAAGGAAATCCCGCCCGGTCGGCGAACGGGGCCTGTCTGGAAGCCTTCCGGGACGAAGGTCGCGGAGCGCTGGCCTGGTTCCTGGTGCAGAACGGAACCCTGCGAGTGGGCGATGTGGTCGTCTGCGGCGAGACCTACGGTCGCGTCCGGGCGATGTACAACGAATACGATCAGGAAATCGCCGAAGCTCCGCCGTCGACTCCCATCAAGGTCGCCGGTCTGGAAGCGGTCCCGAATGCGGGCGATCAGTTCGTCGTGATGTCGGACATCGAGCAGGCCCGCGAGATCGCCGGACAGCGGCACGAGCGCGGACGGGCCGCCGTGCTGGCGACCAAGGGCGGTCGTCGGACGATGGAAGACATTCTCAACGCAGCCCGCGAGGGGCAGATCCAGGATCTGGCGCTGGTGGTGAAGGCCGATACGCCCGGTTCGCTCGAAGCGCTGCGGAACGAGATCAACAAATTCTCGCACCCGGAAGTGCGAGTCAAGATTCTCCACGAAGGCGTGGGAGGCGTGAACGAAAGCGACGTCTACCTCGCGGCCGCCTCGGATGCCGTGATCATCGCCTTCCACGTGATCGCCGAAGACCGCGCGGAACAGCTCGCCATTCAGGAGGGCGTGCAGGTCAAGCGGTACAACATCATCTACGAAGTGATCAGCGAAATCCGCCAGATCCTCGAAGGGATGCTCCGACCGGAAAAGCGGGAGGTCGTTACTGGCCGGGCGATCGTGCTGCGGACTTTCAACATCAGCCGGTTCGGGACGATCGCCGGTTGCCGCGTCCTCAACGGCACCATCGAACGGTCGCACCGGGTCCATCTGATCCGGGATCAGAAGATCCTGAACGCGTACGGCATCGGCTCGCTGCGGCGCGAAAAGGACGACGTCAAAGAAGTCCGCGAAGGCATGGAGTGCGGCATCCGCCTCGAAAACTTCAACGACGTGAAAGAAGGGGATCTGTTCGAGGCCTACCGAATCGAGGAAATCCGACGGACGCTCGAATAG